Proteins encoded together in one Colius striatus isolate bColStr4 chromosome 3, bColStr4.1.hap1, whole genome shotgun sequence window:
- the NKX6-1 gene encoding homeobox protein Nkx-6.1, protein MLALGQMDGAPRQGAFLLGSPPLAALHSMAEMKAPLYSAYPLPAGPASSSSASASPVSASPSPPLGSPGLKAPAAATASAGGLSALGSAPPQLSAATPHGINDILSRPSMPLPGAALASASPSTSSAAPAGLLAGLPRFGSLSPPPPPPPPALYFSPGAAAAAAAVAAGRYPKPLAELPGRTPIFWPGVMQSPPWRDARLACTPHQGSILLDKDGKRKHTRPTFSGQQIFALEKTFEQTKYLAGPERARLAYSLGMTESQVKVWFQNRRTKWRKKHAAEMATAKKKQDSETERLKGASENEEEDDDYNKPLDPNSDDEKITQLLKKHKPGGGGLLLHPPEGEASA, encoded by the exons atGCTGGCACTGGGGCAGATGGACGGCGCGCCCCGGCAGGGAGCCTTCCTGCTGGGCAGCCCGCCGCTGGCCGCCCTGCACAGCATGGCCGAAATGAAGGCACCTCTGTACTCCGCGTACCCTCTGCCCGCCGGgcccgcctcctcctcctccgcctCCGCCTCACCCGTCTCCGCCTCGCCCTCGCCGCCGCTCGGCTCCCCCGGCCTCAAGGCACCCGCTGCCGCCACCGCTTCCGCGGGCGGGCTCTCGGCACTGGGCTCGGCCCCGCCGCAGCTGTCGGCCGCCACTCCGCACGGCATCAACGACATCCTCAGCCGGCCCTCCATGCCCTTACCGGGCGCCGCGCTCGCCTCCGCCTCGCCCTCCACCTCCTCGGCGGCACCCGCCGGGCTGCTGGCCGGGCTACCCCGCTTCGGCAGCCTcagccccccgccgccgccgccgccgcccgccctcTACTTCAGCCCCGGTGCCGctgccgcagccgccgccgtgGCTGCCGGCCGCTACCCCAAGCCACTGGCCGAGCTGCCCGGCCGGACGCCCATCTTCTGGCCGGGAGTGATGCAGAGCCCGCCCTGGAGGGACGCCCGCCTCGCCTGCACCCCCC ATCAAGGCTCAATTTTGCTGGATAAGGACGGAAAGAGAAAACATACCCGACCCACTTTTTCTGGCCAGCAGATTTTCGCCCTGGAAAAGACTTTCGAGCAGACGAAATACCTGGCGGGCCCTGAGCGAGCCCGGCTGGCCTATTCGCTGGGGATGACGGAGAGCCAAGTCAAG GTCTGGTTCCAGAACCGACGGACCAAGTGGCGAAAGAAGCACGCGGCGGAGATGGCGACGGCGAAGAAGAAGCAGGACTCGGAGACGGAGCGGCTGAAAGGTGCCTCGGAGAACGAGGAGGAAGACGACGACTACAATAAGCCCCTGGACCCTAATTCGGACGATGAGAAGATTACACAGCTGCTAAAGAAACACaagccggggggcggcgggctACTGCTGCACCCTCCCGAGGGGGAGGCCTCCGCCTAG